A portion of the Pirellulales bacterium genome contains these proteins:
- a CDS encoding NADPH-dependent assimilatory sulfite reductase hemoprotein subunit, which produces MADTLSTPASSPLTAESTTSGPVEKLSPVEGFKTQSHYLRGDIDRELTDGNDFFGKPSIQLLKNHGTYQQDDRDARTKKDGAKSGKAFSMMVRSRIPGGKLTSAQLLAELDIADQLGNSTLRITSRQGLQLHGIPKSELKECIKKINDIKLSTLAACGDVNRNVMCCPAPDHTNAVHRDLQELADALARELAPRTRAYYEIWLRDDETGEEQLLHGDPRYAHVSPGYGTSLSGEDQEPIYGQTYLPRKFKIAIATPEDNCVDLYAHDLSYLAIVEQGRIVGYDVLIGGGMGVTPSAAKTFPAVGKKLAFVTPNQAIAIGVAVVKVQRDHGNRADRKVARLKYTLANLGMEQFRQYVRQYVNFPLALPTATEVTGHDDHLGWREQGDGRYYYGLNVENGRIVDNEQIQLKSALREICRTLNCNLRLTAHQSILFIDLDAVSRGVIADICRKYQAPTTEEISTVRRWSMACVAKPTCGLAVAESERVLPGIIDQLEPELQKLGLDNEPFTLRMTGCPNGCARPYNCDIGLVGKTDDKYTIFVGGRLLGDRLNFLYKDLVPTAEVVATLVPLFAYFQADRQPGETLGDFFHRKGAADLLSRCGG; this is translated from the coding sequence ATGGCTGATACGCTTTCCACCCCTGCCTCTTCTCCCCTAACCGCGGAGTCCACTACCAGCGGTCCCGTAGAAAAACTTTCGCCAGTGGAGGGATTCAAGACGCAAAGCCATTATCTGCGCGGAGACATTGACCGGGAGTTGACCGATGGAAACGACTTTTTTGGCAAGCCATCCATTCAACTGCTAAAGAATCACGGCACTTACCAACAGGATGACCGGGACGCCCGGACCAAGAAAGATGGGGCCAAAAGCGGCAAGGCTTTTTCCATGATGGTCCGTTCGCGGATTCCCGGAGGCAAGCTGACCAGCGCGCAGTTGCTGGCGGAACTGGATATCGCCGATCAACTGGGCAATAGCACGCTGCGTATCACCAGCCGCCAGGGGTTGCAACTGCATGGCATTCCCAAAAGCGAATTAAAGGAATGCATCAAGAAAATTAATGACATTAAATTAAGCACGCTGGCCGCCTGCGGCGACGTCAACCGCAATGTCATGTGTTGCCCCGCGCCCGACCATACCAACGCCGTGCATCGGGATCTGCAGGAACTAGCCGACGCCCTGGCGCGGGAACTAGCGCCCCGCACCCGCGCTTATTACGAGATCTGGCTGCGAGACGACGAAACCGGCGAAGAGCAACTGTTGCATGGCGATCCTCGTTATGCCCATGTCAGTCCCGGTTATGGGACGTCGCTGTCCGGCGAGGACCAGGAACCGATTTATGGACAAACGTATCTGCCGCGCAAGTTTAAAATTGCCATCGCCACGCCAGAGGATAACTGCGTGGATCTGTATGCGCATGATTTGAGTTATTTGGCAATCGTGGAGCAAGGGCGTATTGTGGGCTACGATGTGCTGATCGGCGGAGGCATGGGGGTGACCCCCAGCGCGGCCAAGACCTTTCCCGCCGTGGGAAAAAAGTTGGCCTTTGTCACCCCGAATCAGGCAATCGCGATTGGCGTGGCGGTGGTCAAGGTGCAGCGCGATCATGGCAACCGCGCCGACCGCAAAGTGGCCCGGCTAAAATATACACTGGCCAATTTGGGGATGGAGCAATTTCGCCAGTATGTGCGCCAGTACGTCAATTTTCCGCTGGCTCTCCCCACGGCCACGGAAGTGACCGGGCACGATGACCACCTGGGCTGGCGGGAACAGGGTGACGGGCGCTATTACTATGGGCTAAATGTCGAAAATGGCCGCATCGTGGACAATGAGCAAATCCAACTCAAATCAGCCCTGCGGGAAATTTGCCGCACGCTGAATTGCAATTTGCGGCTGACGGCGCACCAAAGCATTCTATTTATCGACCTGGACGCGGTTTCGCGGGGGGTGATTGCCGACATTTGCCGCAAATACCAGGCTCCCACGACAGAGGAAATCAGCACCGTCCGCCGTTGGTCGATGGCTTGCGTGGCAAAACCAACCTGTGGTCTGGCGGTGGCCGAAAGCGAACGGGTGTTGCCCGGAATCATTGATCAATTAGAACCCGAACTCCAAAAGCTAGGCCTGGACAACGAGCCATTTACCTTGCGCATGACCGGCTGCCCCAACGGCTGCGCGCGTCCGTATAACTGCGATATCGGCCTGGTGGGAAAGACAGACGATAAGTACACCATTTTTGTGGGAGGACGATTGCTGGGAGATCGCTTGAACTTTTTGTACAAAGATCTGGTCCCCACGGCCGAGGTGGTGGCGACGCTTGTGCCGCTATTTGCTTACTTTCAAGCCGACCGCCAGCCCGGCGAAACGCTAGGTGACTTTTTTCATCGCAAAGGAGCCGCTGACTTGCTTTCGCGCTGCGGAGGTTAA
- a CDS encoding nucleotide sugar dehydrogenase, whose protein sequence is MHQKLLSLIESKQAKVGIVGLGYVGLPLIRAFANAGFRTIGYDVDKTKVEKLLAGQSYIAHIPESWVKEWLETKVFEPTADMARLNEADAILICVPTPLNDSRDPDVTYIENTGRHIARALRPGQLIVLESTTYPGTTRDVLLPILKESGLTPGKDFFVAYSPEREDPGNPNYTASGIPKVVGGMDAASFELAHKLYSFAVVKTVPVSNCEVAEACKILENTYRAVNIALVNELKILFDRMGIDVWEVIDAAKTKPFGFQAFYPGPGLGGHCIPIDPFYLSWLARKYQLTTRFIEVAGEINTSMPIYVVNKVAEALNDAGKPIRGSKICILGMAYKKDVDDPRESPSFELLELLLGRGADVSYSDPHIPHLPKMRHHDVPALSSQELTPEFLESRDLLLIATDHTAFDYAHIVQHGRIIVDTRNATKNVKAGRDKVKKA, encoded by the coding sequence ATGCATCAAAAATTGTTGTCGTTAATCGAGTCCAAGCAGGCCAAAGTGGGGATAGTGGGCCTGGGTTATGTCGGCTTGCCGTTGATTCGGGCGTTTGCGAATGCCGGATTTCGCACCATTGGCTATGACGTGGACAAAACCAAGGTGGAAAAGCTGCTGGCGGGTCAAAGCTACATCGCGCATATCCCGGAAAGCTGGGTCAAGGAATGGCTCGAGACCAAGGTTTTTGAACCGACGGCCGACATGGCCCGTCTGAACGAGGCGGACGCCATATTGATCTGCGTTCCCACGCCACTCAATGACAGCCGCGATCCGGATGTCACCTATATCGAAAACACGGGCCGGCACATTGCGCGGGCGTTGCGTCCGGGGCAGTTGATCGTGCTCGAAAGCACCACGTATCCCGGCACCACGCGCGACGTATTGTTGCCCATCCTCAAGGAAAGCGGCCTGACGCCCGGCAAGGATTTCTTTGTGGCGTACAGCCCCGAACGCGAGGATCCCGGCAATCCCAATTACACCGCCAGCGGCATCCCCAAGGTCGTGGGGGGGATGGACGCGGCTAGCTTTGAACTGGCGCATAAGCTGTATTCCTTTGCCGTGGTCAAGACAGTGCCGGTATCTAACTGTGAAGTGGCCGAGGCGTGCAAAATCCTGGAAAACACCTACCGCGCGGTCAATATCGCGCTGGTGAACGAACTTAAGATCCTGTTTGATCGGATGGGGATCGACGTGTGGGAAGTGATCGACGCGGCCAAGACCAAGCCGTTTGGCTTTCAGGCGTTTTATCCCGGTCCGGGCCTAGGGGGGCATTGTATTCCCATCGATCCGTTTTATCTCAGTTGGCTGGCGCGCAAGTATCAACTCACGACCCGCTTTATCGAGGTCGCCGGAGAGATCAACACCTCTATGCCTATCTATGTGGTTAATAAGGTGGCCGAGGCCCTTAACGACGCTGGCAAGCCCATCCGCGGCAGCAAAATCTGCATCCTTGGCATGGCGTACAAAAAAGACGTGGACGACCCGCGGGAAAGCCCCTCGTTCGAGCTATTGGAATTGCTTCTTGGCCGAGGAGCGGATGTCAGCTATAGCGACCCGCATATCCCCCACCTGCCAAAAATGCGGCACCATGACGTGCCGGCGCTTTCCAGCCAGGAATTGACGCCCGAATTTCTGGAATCGCGGGATTTGCTGCTCATCGCGACCGATCATACGGCGTTTGACTACGCCCACATCGTGCAGCATGGGCGGATCATCGTGGACACCCGCAATGCAACCAAAAATGTAAAAGCGGGACGCGACAAAGTGAAAAAAGCTTAA
- a CDS encoding BON domain-containing protein: MENLAYNDILPVVPSSPSTEAHLGQCNRIALAIQTLTHAAIRDLRVESNGQKVILTGECSTFYLKQLAQEAALPLAGGLLIHNEIVVRHALPR, encoded by the coding sequence ATGGAAAACCTCGCCTACAATGACATCCTGCCGGTTGTACCCTCTTCCCCGTCGACCGAGGCCCATCTCGGGCAATGTAATCGGATTGCTTTGGCGATTCAAACACTTACCCACGCAGCCATCCGGGACTTGCGGGTCGAGTCCAACGGCCAGAAAGTGATTTTGACGGGTGAATGCAGCACATTTTATCTAAAGCAACTGGCCCAAGAAGCGGCGCTGCCGCTGGCTGGCGGGTTATTGATTCACAATGAAATTGTGGTACGGCATGCCTTGCCGCGGTAA
- a CDS encoding glycosyltransferase family 2 protein — MRISVILSTYNSPDWLENVLWGYSVQTWPPLEIVIADDGSTPETWRRIESLRGATGLPIRHVWHADQGFRKCAILNAAIRSAQGDYFIFSDGDCIPRRDFVEHHARLARPGRFLSGGLLRLPLELSHKISSEDIRAGRATDAAWLRINGLPGTFKLLKLAAGPRWGWLWDQLTPTRATWNGHNASGWKSDLIAVNGFDERMQYGGEDRELGERLIHTGIRPMQIRHRAVCVHLEHARGYVSDEAWARNLQIWRDTLARRATWTDFGLIQKNSAQGPAQAA; from the coding sequence ATGCGGATTTCGGTAATTTTAAGCACGTACAATTCGCCTGATTGGTTGGAAAACGTGCTCTGGGGCTACTCGGTGCAAACATGGCCTCCTCTGGAAATCGTGATCGCGGATGATGGCTCCACCCCCGAAACCTGGAGGCGGATCGAAAGTCTGCGTGGCGCGACCGGGTTGCCAATTCGTCATGTCTGGCATGCGGACCAGGGTTTTCGCAAATGTGCGATTTTGAATGCGGCCATTCGCTCCGCCCAGGGGGATTATTTTATTTTTTCCGACGGGGATTGCATTCCCCGGCGGGACTTTGTGGAACATCACGCGCGTCTGGCGCGGCCGGGCCGATTTTTATCCGGCGGTCTCCTGCGGCTGCCCCTGGAATTAAGCCACAAAATCTCTTCAGAAGATATTCGCGCGGGTCGGGCAACCGACGCCGCTTGGCTGCGAATTAACGGTCTGCCCGGGACTTTCAAATTGCTCAAACTTGCCGCGGGGCCGCGCTGGGGATGGTTGTGGGATCAGCTAACCCCCACCCGCGCCACCTGGAACGGGCACAACGCCTCCGGCTGGAAGAGCGATCTGATCGCGGTGAATGGCTTTGACGAGCGTATGCAATACGGCGGCGAAGACCGCGAATTAGGAGAACGGCTCATACACACCGGGATTCGCCCAATGCAAATTCGCCACCGGGCCGTCTGCGTCCACCTGGAACACGCGCGGGGTTACGTTTCCGACGAAGCTTGGGCCAGAAATCTGCAAATTTGGCGCGATACCCTGGCTCGCCGGGCAACCTGGACCGACTTTGGGTTGATTCAAAAAAACTCCGCACAAGGCCCCGCGCAGGCCGCATAA